CGCTGGGTGCCCACATTACGTAGGTGCCAGTGGGGAGTTGATCTGGAAGTCTTTGTAAAGAAGAGAGAAAGTCTGTCATTGTCACTGTGGGGTTGCATGGCAGTTGGGCCCATGCAGAAAAAAAGCGGCTGTCAAAGCCGCATTTTTTCGTAATTTTTCTCCCATGACAAGCTGGCGGATCATCGTATCTTGACATGCAGCCCACATTCCTTGTTGGCCGGGTCTTCCCACCACCAGCGGCCAGCGCGGATGTCTTCACCCACCGCGATGGCCCGGGTACAGGGTGCGCAGCCGATCGATGGATAATGCTTGTCGTGTAGCGCATTGTAGGGGATCTGCTGTGCGCGGATGTATTCCCAGACTTCTTTTTCTGTCCACTCTACCAGAGGGTTGAATTTCTCCAGGCCATTGTCGTGGTCGAATTCATGTTCCGGTAGATCGGTGCGGGTGGTCGATTGCTGGCGGCGCAGGCCGGTGATCCAGGCTTTCTTCCCAGACAGCGCACGTTGCAGTGGCTCGATTTTGCGAGCATGGCAACAGGCCTTGCGTAGCTCGACGCTATCGTAGAAGCCGTTGATCCCGTGCTGATTGACATATTCCTCAACCAGCGCGGTCTGCGGGAAGTACAGCTT
The genomic region above belongs to Chitinivorax tropicus and contains:
- a CDS encoding phosphoadenylyl-sulfate reductase gives rise to the protein MSLQIKIDAAMALLRHIGDAFSPAVFANSLGAEDMVLTDLIAKSGAAIETFSLDTGRLPAETYALMQETKAAYPALPIKLYFPQTALVEEYVNQHGINGFYDSVELRKACCHARKIEPLQRALSGKKAWITGLRRQQSTTRTDLPEHEFDHDNGLEKFNPLVEWTEKEVWEYIRAQQIPYNALHDKHYPSIGCAPCTRAIAVGEDIRAGRWWWEDPANKECGLHVKIR